Proteins found in one Thermodesulfatator atlanticus DSM 21156 genomic segment:
- a CDS encoding tetratricopeptide repeat protein has protein sequence MGKWRYLVVFLLVLTFLGCSSPEEKVSKHLQKGTALAKEGKLREAAIEFQNVIQLDPKNPRAHYELAEIYMKVGDFRRALSQYRKAVDVDPENIDARLKLASLLIAAGKLDEAEDHVQYVLKKEPENEKALTTLATIRLRQKKFGEAEKLADKVLTKDPDNIEALVILSAVYRERGELDKAEQKLKQALAKAPENIFLYELLLQHYLRAGKTNEAEALLKEAAAKFPKQFRFVRELVALYLAQGKVKEAEDFLVSWNQNHPDDVRGKLALIDVYRQTGRADEALKLAEESLKKWPNSLDLTASLAYLLVNKREFDKAKSLVDEILAKDPNHPIAHLVRGKIRFAKGLLAEALDDFQIALKSRPRLAEAYHYIGVIKLMQGKGEEARTALEKALELNPLAVKTRLIYARLLLAQGEPEKARQEAITVLKIAPKNLEAGLIMGLSYMAEKKFTEAEKIYKRLVELFPNNPTVHFSYATCLHAQKKLKEALAEYQKTLELAPNHLLALTRLVKYHLAKKEPDKALALIDKQFPYFKNRAPLYYLKAQVYLAKKDIAAAEKNLKLALQENDKFLPAYTLLIAIYGKEGKLENALAECEKALKKQPQNLALLMTKAAILERLGKKDEAEKVYREIIAINPDFYPALNNLAWMLAEKGDTDEAFIFAQKAREKAPENPFILDTFGWVLYKKGSYDLAISIFNDVLQKNPDFVPTRLHLAKAYLAAGKKAKAIEELEKIVKSPLNFPEKEEAKKLLEELKKS, from the coding sequence ATGGGTAAGTGGCGTTATCTGGTCGTCTTTTTGTTGGTTCTTACTTTTTTGGGGTGTAGTTCACCGGAAGAAAAAGTCTCAAAACACCTACAAAAGGGAACCGCGCTTGCTAAGGAAGGCAAACTCCGTGAGGCTGCCATTGAGTTTCAAAATGTTATCCAGCTTGATCCCAAAAATCCGCGTGCTCATTATGAACTAGCTGAGATTTACATGAAAGTGGGAGATTTCAGACGGGCCCTTTCTCAATATCGGAAAGCGGTAGATGTTGACCCTGAAAATATCGACGCCCGGTTAAAGCTTGCTTCCTTGCTTATTGCGGCAGGAAAATTAGACGAAGCAGAAGATCACGTTCAATACGTACTAAAAAAAGAACCTGAAAACGAAAAAGCCCTTACCACGCTTGCTACTATTCGCCTGCGGCAAAAAAAGTTTGGCGAAGCGGAAAAGCTTGCTGATAAAGTCCTTACCAAAGACCCCGATAATATAGAAGCCCTTGTCATCCTTTCAGCAGTTTATCGCGAGCGTGGGGAACTTGACAAAGCCGAACAAAAGCTCAAACAGGCCCTGGCCAAAGCCCCTGAGAACATTTTTCTTTACGAGCTTTTGTTGCAACATTATCTCCGGGCCGGGAAAACTAACGAAGCAGAAGCCCTTTTAAAAGAGGCTGCCGCGAAGTTTCCCAAACAGTTTCGTTTTGTCCGCGAGCTTGTTGCTCTCTATCTTGCCCAGGGTAAGGTCAAAGAAGCGGAAGACTTTTTGGTTTCCTGGAACCAGAATCATCCCGATGATGTACGGGGAAAACTAGCCCTCATTGATGTTTACCGCCAGACTGGGCGGGCTGATGAGGCCCTTAAACTTGCCGAGGAAAGCCTTAAAAAATGGCCTAATTCGTTAGATTTAACGGCCTCTCTTGCTTATCTTTTAGTAAACAAAAGGGAGTTTGATAAAGCTAAGTCTTTGGTTGATGAAATCCTTGCCAAGGATCCCAACCATCCTATCGCCCATTTGGTAAGGGGGAAAATTCGCTTTGCCAAAGGTCTTTTGGCTGAGGCTCTAGATGATTTCCAAATCGCCCTTAAAAGCAGACCTCGCCTTGCAGAGGCCTATCACTACATTGGTGTTATCAAGCTTATGCAGGGCAAGGGCGAGGAGGCACGCACTGCCCTTGAGAAGGCCTTAGAGCTTAATCCTTTAGCCGTAAAGACGCGGCTGATTTATGCCCGTCTGCTCTTAGCCCAGGGAGAACCTGAAAAGGCAAGGCAAGAGGCTATAACCGTTCTTAAAATTGCCCCGAAAAATCTCGAAGCAGGGCTAATTATGGGCCTTTCTTATATGGCTGAGAAGAAATTCACCGAAGCAGAAAAGATCTATAAACGTCTGGTAGAGCTTTTCCCCAATAATCCTACGGTGCACTTTTCCTACGCAACCTGCCTTCACGCCCAGAAAAAACTAAAAGAAGCCCTTGCAGAGTATCAAAAGACCCTTGAGCTTGCGCCTAATCACCTTCTTGCCCTTACGCGTCTGGTGAAATACCATCTTGCGAAAAAAGAACCTGATAAGGCCCTTGCACTTATTGACAAACAGTTTCCTTATTTCAAAAACAGGGCTCCGCTTTATTACCTTAAGGCCCAGGTCTATCTCGCTAAAAAAGATATAGCTGCCGCAGAGAAGAACCTAAAGCTTGCCCTTCAAGAAAACGATAAGTTTCTCCCAGCCTACACCCTGCTTATTGCGATATACGGAAAAGAAGGAAAACTTGAAAACGCCCTTGCTGAGTGCGAAAAAGCACTTAAAAAACAGCCTCAAAACCTGGCCCTTTTGATGACCAAGGCTGCTATTCTTGAAAGACTTGGCAAAAAAGACGAAGCTGAAAAGGTCTATCGTGAGATTATCGCGATAAATCCTGATTTTTACCCCGCCCTTAATAACCTTGCCTGGATGCTTGCAGAAAAAGGCGACACTGACGAAGCCTTTATTTTTGCCCAGAAGGCCCGGGAAAAGGCCCCAGAAAACCCCTTTATACTTGATACCTTTGGTTGGGTGCTTTACAAAAAGGGCTCTTATGATTTGGCAATTTCAATTTTTAACGACGTGCTTCAGAAAAATCCCGATTTTGTCCCCACGCGCTTGCACTTAGCCAAGGCTTATCTTGCCGCTGGCAAAAAGGCCAAGGCTATCGAAGAACTCGAAAAGATAGTAAAATCTCCTCTCAACTTTCCAGAGAAAGAGGAGGCTAAAAAGCTTCTTGAAGAACTCAAAAAATCTTAG
- the rlmN gene encoding 23S rRNA (adenine(2503)-C(2))-methyltransferase RlmN — protein MKNSKNLRDFTCEELEALFSERGLPAYRGRQVFKWLASPFVESFSQMTDLPKSLREDLAQEFSIFLPVLEEEQVSADGTRKLALRLEDENLIECVVIPEEDHFTLCVSSQVGCAMGCAFCLTAKMGFKRNLKPHEIIAQVIRAKEVLIRKDLLAEKPLRNIVFMGMGEPLANYENVLCALKILFDERGLNFSRRRVTVSTVGLVPQIERLGRDIKVKLAISLHAPDDETRTKLMPINRRYPLNALMDACHKYPLPRGWRITFEYLMLRGINDSPEHAQKLARLLRKVPAKINLIPFNEHPLLPFRSSEEKTILRFQEILLEYGYVATIRKSKGRDISAACGQLATELAA, from the coding sequence TTGAAGAACTCAAAAAATCTTAGGGATTTTACTTGCGAAGAACTGGAAGCCCTCTTTTCTGAAAGGGGGCTTCCAGCCTATCGGGGACGACAAGTTTTTAAATGGCTGGCAAGTCCTTTTGTGGAATCTTTTTCCCAGATGACTGACTTGCCCAAAAGTTTGCGCGAGGACCTTGCCCAAGAATTTTCTATTTTTTTGCCTGTACTTGAAGAAGAGCAGGTGTCTGCTGACGGTACGCGCAAGCTGGCCTTGCGTTTGGAAGACGAAAACCTTATCGAGTGTGTAGTTATCCCCGAGGAGGACCACTTCACCCTTTGTGTTTCTTCTCAGGTGGGCTGCGCTATGGGGTGCGCCTTTTGCCTTACGGCCAAGATGGGGTTTAAGCGTAATCTTAAGCCTCATGAGATAATTGCCCAGGTAATTAGAGCAAAAGAAGTTCTGATCAGGAAAGATCTCCTTGCTGAAAAACCTTTGCGCAATATTGTTTTCATGGGCATGGGGGAGCCTCTTGCCAATTATGAAAATGTCCTTTGTGCTTTAAAAATCCTGTTTGATGAAAGGGGGCTTAATTTTTCGCGAAGAAGGGTCACTGTTTCAACCGTGGGCCTTGTCCCCCAGATAGAACGGCTTGGGCGCGATATTAAGGTCAAGCTTGCCATATCTCTTCACGCCCCAGATGATGAAACACGCACCAAGCTTATGCCGATAAATAGGCGTTATCCTTTAAACGCTCTGATGGATGCTTGTCACAAGTATCCTTTGCCAAGGGGCTGGCGCATAACCTTTGAATACCTGATGCTCCGTGGAATAAATGATTCTCCAGAACATGCCCAAAAGCTTGCCAGGCTTTTGCGCAAAGTTCCTGCCAAAATAAATTTGATTCCCTTTAACGAGCATCCTCTGCTTCCTTTTCGTTCTTCTGAGGAGAAGACCATCCTGCGTTTTCAGGAAATCCTGTTAGAGTATGGCTATGTGGCCACGATCCGCAAAAGCAAGGGCAGAGACATCTCGGCAGCCTGTGGCCAATTAGCCACCGAGCTTGCGGCATGA
- the trmFO gene encoding methylenetetrahydrofolate--tRNA-(uracil(54)-C(5))-methyltransferase (FADH(2)-oxidizing) TrmFO: MRKEHVTVIGGGLAGSEASWHLACRGVPVRLFEMRPKKLTPAHKTGKLAELVCSNSLRSKDLTSAVGLLKEELRRLRSLIMAAALVSEVPAGKALAVDRELFAAYVTEKITTHPLIEVINQEITAIPEEGIVIIATGPLTSEALAEDLKRYTGEDFFHFYDAIAPIVYADSINWDKVFRADRYSDEEGAYINCPMTKEEYERFIDALLTAEKVPFHDFEKPKYFEGCLPIEVMAERGRETLRFGPMKPVGLKDPRTGKEPYAVVQLRPENKEGTLYNLVGFQTKLKYKEQERVFRMIPGLEQAEFARFGSVHRNSFVCAPRVLTKTLQLKKEPRIFLAGQISGVEGYVESTSMGLLAGLNASRLFREAKRVVPPRTTAHGALIHYITEASPKHFQPMNINWGLFPPLEMPARARKKMPKKERYRLMAERALKDLEAWKEEEKILADFNC; the protein is encoded by the coding sequence ATGAGAAAAGAACACGTTACGGTAATCGGCGGTGGTTTGGCAGGCTCTGAAGCCTCGTGGCATTTGGCGTGCCGCGGGGTGCCGGTGCGCCTTTTTGAAATGCGGCCAAAGAAACTCACCCCTGCCCACAAAACAGGGAAACTTGCAGAACTTGTCTGTTCAAACTCTTTGCGCTCCAAAGACCTTACGAGCGCGGTGGGGCTCCTTAAGGAAGAACTAAGAAGGCTTCGTTCACTGATCATGGCTGCGGCCCTTGTGAGTGAAGTCCCTGCAGGCAAGGCCCTTGCCGTTGATAGAGAGCTTTTTGCCGCATACGTTACTGAAAAAATTACCACCCATCCCTTAATTGAAGTTATCAATCAAGAAATAACAGCTATTCCGGAAGAGGGGATCGTTATCATTGCCACAGGTCCTCTTACTTCAGAGGCCCTGGCAGAGGACTTAAAGCGCTATACAGGTGAGGACTTTTTTCATTTTTACGATGCCATTGCCCCTATTGTTTATGCTGATTCTATCAATTGGGACAAGGTCTTTCGGGCAGATCGCTATTCTGACGAAGAAGGGGCGTATATCAATTGCCCGATGACTAAAGAAGAATACGAACGTTTTATTGACGCACTTCTTACTGCTGAAAAAGTTCCTTTTCACGACTTTGAAAAACCAAAATACTTCGAAGGATGTTTGCCCATAGAAGTAATGGCTGAGCGGGGGCGGGAGACCCTTCGTTTTGGCCCTATGAAACCAGTGGGATTAAAAGACCCACGTACCGGCAAAGAGCCCTACGCCGTGGTGCAGCTTCGGCCTGAAAACAAAGAAGGTACCCTTTATAACCTAGTGGGGTTTCAGACCAAGCTTAAATACAAAGAGCAGGAGCGTGTTTTCCGTATGATTCCAGGGCTTGAGCAGGCTGAGTTTGCCCGTTTTGGCTCGGTGCACCGCAACAGTTTCGTCTGTGCCCCCAGGGTCTTAACAAAGACCTTGCAACTCAAAAAAGAACCGCGCATTTTTCTTGCAGGGCAAATAAGCGGCGTGGAAGGTTATGTGGAATCAACGTCCATGGGCCTTTTGGCAGGGCTTAACGCTTCTCGCTTGTTCAGAGAAGCCAAAAGAGTTGTTCCCCCGCGCACCACCGCCCACGGGGCTTTAATTCACTATATAACCGAAGCTTCACCCAAACACTTCCAGCCTATGAATATCAACTGGGGACTTTTCCCACCTCTTGAGATGCCTGCAAGAGCGCGTAAAAAAATGCCCAAAAAGGAAAGATACCGACTTATGGCAGAGAGAGCCTTGAAAGACTTAGAGGCCTGGAAGGAAGAAGAGAAAATCTTGGCTGATTTTAATTGTTAA
- a CDS encoding zinc ribbon domain-containing protein, with the protein MNCPACNGNIPEGAFFCPYCGYDVRGSKRKFWFMAGLAGAFAGAALVLVYQLIKERELWLSHKVNNSSSCIGEDSDEDIMDF; encoded by the coding sequence ATGAACTGTCCAGCTTGCAACGGCAATATCCCAGAGGGAGCATTTTTTTGTCCCTATTGTGGTTACGATGTCAGGGGCAGTAAGCGCAAGTTCTGGTTCATGGCAGGGCTTGCAGGGGCCTTTGCAGGGGCCGCTTTGGTGCTGGTTTATCAACTGATTAAGGAAAGAGAGTTGTGGTTGAGCCACAAGGTAAATAACTCTTCTTCTTGTATTGGAGAAGACAGTGACGAAGATATTATGGACTTTTAA